TACCAATCCCAACGCCGGAACGCTCAACAGGTGCAGCCGCCGCCAGTTCGGGCCGAGCCACTTTTGGGCGCGATCGCAACTGGTAAGGGCAGCAGGCGTGAGCAGGAGCAACGCGACAATCCCGAAGAGCACGCCCCACCGGTGCAGCGGCAGCAGAAACGCGATCGCCTGCGGGTTCCAATTCAGCGCGTGCTCGCTGGTGTGGGCGGCGTGAACCAAGGCAAGGATATAAGCACCGACGCCGAGCGCGCGACGGAAGTGCAGCGGGGCTGCCCAAAGACGGGACAGGGGGCGAGCGGCAAGTGCCAACCCCAGCAGCAGCAGCGAAGCGTGACCGGAGTAATCGGTCATTTCATTGCCGGAGCGCACCAGCATTAGGATGCCGATACCGAGTGCGATCCAGCTGCCCAAGCGAAACAGTTGACTGCGACGATCGCGGCTAAGGCGCGCGGCGACCGTCCCGACGCCAACCATCATCGGCAGGGTGCCGGCTCCGAAGGCAAACATTGTGGCAGCACCGAGCCAGACACTTCCAGTTTGGGCGGCGGTAATTTGGGCGGCGTAGAGAAAGCCGCAGGGAATTAACCCCCACACTGCGCCCAGTCCGAGCGGCGTCCACCAGTGCGTCGATCGCGCTAGGGTTCCCATCCCCAAATGCAAGCGCTCCTGCAGTCGGGCAGCCAGCGGGTGTAGCAGTGGCACCCGCGGCAGGACGTCCGGTGCGAGCTGGGCGATCGCCCACCAGATCAATAACAGACCGGTGGCAATTGTCAAAAGCTGCCGCAGGTCGCTGCCGACACCGGCCATCTGACCGCCGGCAACCAGTACCGAGCCGAGTCCGCCGATTGCCGCGCCGACGACAGCATAGCTGGCAAGACGGCCGAGATTGAGCAGCAGGTGGAACCGCCATGCGCTAGCAGCAGTCGGGGCTGACGACTTAGCTGTTGTGGGGGTTGCATCATCGGCCGAGCCCGCGCGGGTTAGGGAAAACGCCACGGTCAGGGGGCCGCACATGCCCGCGCAATGTCCGAAGCTTCCTAAAAATCCCAGCAACGCGATCGCGAGTAAGTCGAGCACGAACCTCGAGTTTTTCTCTTTCGCTTTTCCTGACTATCTTGGCACGAAGGTCGAGATACAGGAGGACGGTCCGCATTGAAGGCACACTCTACCCAGATGACAATCGCGCGACTACTCCCGCATACCCTTCGTTAGGGGATAGACAACTGAACCGTGTTGCCCGGGTATCGCGACTCGCAAGACCCTTGCCCGATGAGCAATTCCTCCCAGCGCGGCCGCTTCCCGGCAGAAATCATTTCCGCTTGCGTTTGGCTCTAAGATTCCTTCCCCCTCGGCTTCCGCGACATTGAGATGATGATGTTCTACCGCCGCATCCAGGTCATTGTCTAGTCAATTTGGAAGTGGGCCGCAAGTTCGCCCAAGCTGACGCCAACCAAATTCGTCGCCATCGCCTCAGACCCGCCGACAAGGTACAGCTTGACGAAGCCGTCATCAAAATCAAACGCAAACAGGACTATTTCTGGCGAGCTGTCAACCGGCAATGTCAGGTCATCGACATCCGGTCATCGACAATCTAATACAGAGCCAACGATATGAGGCAGCCGCCGACACGTTCTTTCGCAAACTCCTCAAGCCTCAAGATCGTCCTCTTCGAGTGCTCGTCACAAACAAACTCAAGAGCCAGGGTGCGCCGAAGCAGAAGCTGCTTGGAAAGGTGGAGCACTAACAGCACAT
The sequence above is drawn from the Rubidibacter lacunae KORDI 51-2 genome and encodes:
- a CDS encoding DDE-type integrase/transposase/recombinase, with protein sequence MGRKFAQADANQIRRHRLRPADKVQLDEAVIKIKRKQDYFWRAVNRQCQVIDIRSSTI
- a CDS encoding urease accessory protein UreH domain-containing protein; translated protein: MLDLLAIALLGFLGSFGHCAGMCGPLTVAFSLTRAGSADDATPTTAKSSAPTAASAWRFHLLLNLGRLASYAVVGAAIGGLGSVLVAGGQMAGVGSDLRQLLTIATGLLLIWWAIAQLAPDVLPRVPLLHPLAARLQERLHLGMGTLARSTHWWTPLGLGAVWGLIPCGFLYAAQITAAQTGSVWLGAATMFAFGAGTLPMMVGVGTVAARLSRDRRSQLFRLGSWIALGIGILMLVRSGNEMTDYSGHASLLLLGLALAARPLSRLWAAPLHFRRALGVGAYILALVHAAHTSEHALNWNPQAIAFLLPLHRWGVLFGIVALLLLTPAALTSCDRAQKWLGPNWRRLHLLSVPALGLVAAHALLVGSHYLGSSRDTLGTRARVVLLVGGTAAVFLARSVWFTSLFIRGDADGTDQTPS